In Scatophagus argus isolate fScaArg1 chromosome 14, fScaArg1.pri, whole genome shotgun sequence, the following proteins share a genomic window:
- the fgf13b gene encoding fibroblast growth factor 13b isoform X3 produces the protein MSFPIRRSTSEPQLKGIVTRLSSRQGFQLQMQPDGTIDGTKDEDSTYAVFNLIPVGLRVVAIQGVQTKLYLAMNNEGFLYTSEHFTPECKFKESVFENYYVTYSSMLYRQQSSGRAWYLGLNKEGGIMKGNHVKKNKAAAHFIPKPLKVAMYREPSLHDLTELSRSGSGTPTKSRSASALLNGGGKSPSNNDLS, from the exons aGCCCCAGTTAAAGGGCATTGTGACCAGGCTTTCCAGTCGCCAGGGCTTCCAGCTGCAGATGCAGCCTGATGGCACCATTGATGGAACCAAGGATGAAGACAGCACCTACG CCGTTTTCAACTTGATCCCTGTGGGGCTTCGTGTGGTGGCCATCCAGGGTGTCCAGACCAAACTGTATCTGGCGATGAACAACGAAGGCTTTCTCTACACCTCC GAACATTTTACGCCGGAGTGCAAGTTCAAGGAGTCAGTGTTTGAGAACTACTACGTCACCTACTCCTCCATGCTGTACCGGCAGCAGTCCTCGGGTCGGGCTTGGTACCTGGGACTCAACAAGGAGGGTGGAATTATGAAGGGGAACCACGTCAAGAAGAACAAGGCTGCTGCACATTTCATACCGAAACCACTCAAAG tgGCTATGTATAGGGAGCCGTCCCTCCATGACCTGACAGAACTCTCACGGTCAGGCAGCGGCACACCGACCAAGAGTCGCAGTGCATCGGCCCTGCTCAATGGTGGAGGGAAGTCGCCCAGCAACAATGACTTATCCTAG
- the fgf13b gene encoding fibroblast growth factor 13b isoform X2, which translates to MSGKSKGKEDKDHAAKEPQLKGIVTRLSSRQGFQLQMQPDGTIDGTKDEDSTYAVFNLIPVGLRVVAIQGVQTKLYLAMNNEGFLYTSEHFTPECKFKESVFENYYVTYSSMLYRQQSSGRAWYLGLNKEGGIMKGNHVKKNKAAAHFIPKPLKVAMYREPSLHDLTELSRSGSGTPTKSRSASALLNGGGKSPSNNDLS; encoded by the exons aGCCCCAGTTAAAGGGCATTGTGACCAGGCTTTCCAGTCGCCAGGGCTTCCAGCTGCAGATGCAGCCTGATGGCACCATTGATGGAACCAAGGATGAAGACAGCACCTACG CCGTTTTCAACTTGATCCCTGTGGGGCTTCGTGTGGTGGCCATCCAGGGTGTCCAGACCAAACTGTATCTGGCGATGAACAACGAAGGCTTTCTCTACACCTCC GAACATTTTACGCCGGAGTGCAAGTTCAAGGAGTCAGTGTTTGAGAACTACTACGTCACCTACTCCTCCATGCTGTACCGGCAGCAGTCCTCGGGTCGGGCTTGGTACCTGGGACTCAACAAGGAGGGTGGAATTATGAAGGGGAACCACGTCAAGAAGAACAAGGCTGCTGCACATTTCATACCGAAACCACTCAAAG tgGCTATGTATAGGGAGCCGTCCCTCCATGACCTGACAGAACTCTCACGGTCAGGCAGCGGCACACCGACCAAGAGTCGCAGTGCATCGGCCCTGCTCAATGGTGGAGGGAAGTCGCCCAGCAACAATGACTTATCCTAG
- the LOC124070938 gene encoding actin filament-associated protein 1-like 1 isoform X1, translating to MDSKRQSVAMERLVNELGSLLKMLDHETVSPATADKMASIRNILDSLPLSVNGSDVYMNSCLYGNGTSFVESLFEDFDCDLHMLSASPEEQKEHKEEEEKAHPNKSTPTDTPPPLPTTPLPDDYYEEAVPLDPGSTPQYFTTNMSTSRNSVEDAYYEDADNNYPTTRINGPPKNSYNDSDALSSSYESYEEEEEEAKGRDQPQRWTAEESTDGPIRDCRICAFLLRKKRFGQWSKQLVVVRDNKLQCYKSIKETTPHTELPLNLCNVIYVPKEGRKKRHELRFSLPGGEALVLAVQSKEQAQRWLKVVQDVGSQCSNTDGLDGSTSPIIQRKLELDKVLQCERQASDSDSGPTADSQSIAQGPGRDTVDSLNRGKRGAFSELTGSMSRAAGKKINQIITFSKRKPPLPGEPPSSSGQHDNPRCGYLNVCLSGSWKERWCVVRGGSLYLQKDPGDQKPPVIVVPLKGAEVVTGGLGPKHPFSFCIRQAGSELASLEASCSEDLGRWLGVLFAETGSTTLPEELHYDYIDVDTLTDIRHAARHSFLWATTTATSSSSASTDSRTYDEVYESIAEGEGESRAGQVRRHASFSSRDSEKTEQQAAIKRHASNVNQYARYGKTRAEEDARRYLKQKEELEKQKEELRNALISLRREKKGVKEEMKSVTGHGVEQRLAKLETLCKQKEEERVVLELRLTEVKENLKKSLARGALGPPTDTKISVRAQGSKVEKVYNETVPVNSASELRKRPPSLYASSKGNVMQKAKEWESKKAT from the exons ATGGACTCCAAACGCCAAAGTG tgGCGATGGAGCGACTTGTGAACGAGCTGGGCTCCCTGCTGAAGATGCTGGACCACGAGACGGTCAGTCCTGCCACTGCCGACAAGATGGCCTCCATACGTAACATCCTGGACTCGCTGCCGCTGTCAG TCAACGGATCAGACGTCTACATGAACAGCTGTCTCTATGGCAACGGCACAAGTTTCGTAGAGTCTCTGTTTGAGGATTTTG ACTGTGATTTGCACATGCTCAGTGCCTCTccagaggagcagaaagagcacaaagaagaagaggagaaggctCACCCTAATAAATCT ACACCGACTGACACGCCCCCTCCTCTGCCAACCACCCCCCTTCCCGATGACTACTATGAAGAGGCTGTCCCTCTAGATCCTGGATCCACTCCTCAGTACTTCACCACCAATATGAGCA CTTCCAGGAACTCAGTGGAGGACGCCTACTATGAGGATGCAGACAATAACTACCCCACCACCAGGATTAATGGACCTCCCAAAAACTCCT ACAACGACTCTGatgctctgagcagctcctaTGAGTCTTacgaagaagaggaagaagaagcaaagGGGCGGGATCAGCCTcagagatggacagctgaggAGAGCACAGACGGACCAATAAGAGACTGCCGCATCTGTGCCTTCCTGCTGCGAAAGAAACGCTTCGGCCAGTGGTCCAAACAGCTGGTCGTTGTAAGAGACAATAAACTGCAG TGCTATAAGAGCATCAAAGAGACCACTCCTCACACTGAGCTCCCGCTGAATCTCTGCAACGTCATCTACGTCCCAAAGGAAGGCCGGAAAAAGAGACACGAGCTGCGCTTCTCGTTGCCTGGAGGCGAAGCTCTCGTCCTGGCTGTTCAGAGTAAGGAGCAGGCCCAGCGATGGCTCAAG GTGGTGCAAGATGTTGGCAGCCAGTGTAGCAACACCGATGGACTGGATGGATCCACATCCCCCATTATACAGAGGAAGCTGGAGCTcgacaag GTGCTGCAGTGTGAGCGGCAGGCGTCAGACTCAGACAGTGGACCGACAGCAGACAGCCAGTCCATCGCACAGGGACCAGGACGGGACACCGTTGACTCACTGA ACAGGGGGAAGCGTGGAGCTTTCTCAGAGCTGACGGGGTCGATGAGCCGAGCGGCGGGGAAGAAGATCAATCAGATCATCACTTTCTCCAAACGGAAACCTCCTTTACCTGGGGAGCCTCCCTCGTCGTCTGGTCAGCATGACAACCCACGCTGTG GGTACCTCAATGTGTGTCTGAGCGGCTCGTGGAAGGAGCGTTGGTGCGTGGTGCGAGGTGGGAGCTTGTACCTGCAGAAGGACCCTGGGGACCAGAAGCCGCCGGTCATTGTGGTGCCACTCAAAGGCGCAGAGGTGGTGACCGGTGGCCTCGGTCCGAAGCATCCCTTCTCCTTCTGCATCCGGCAGGCAGGCAGCGAACTAGCATCTTTAGAG GCCAGCTGCTCAGAGGACTTGGGCCGCTGGCTGGGCGTGTTGTTTGCAGAGACCGGCAGCACTACTCTCCCTGAAGAGCTGCACTACGACTACATCGACGTGGATACGCTCACTGACATACGGCATGCTGCCAGACACTCCTTCCT aTGGGCGACTACCACCGCTACCTCCTCCAGCAGTGCCTCAACAGACTCCAGAACATACGATGAGGTCTATGAGAGTATTGCG gagggggagggggagagcagAGCTGGACAGGTGAGACGTCATGCCTCCTTCTCCAGCAGGGACTCAGAAAAAACTGAGCAACAGGCTGCCATCAAGAGACACGCCTCCA ATGTAAATCAGTATGCTCGGTATGGGAAGACACGCGCAGAGGAGGATGCCAGACGTTacctgaaacagaaagaggagctggagaagcaAAAGGAGGAGCTCAGAAATGCACTGATTTCCCTCCGCAGGGAGAAGAAGggggtgaaggaggagatgaagagtgTCACAG gccatGGTGTGGAACAGCGGTTAGCCAAGCTGGAGACGTTGtgtaaacagaaagaggaggagagggtggtGCTGGAGCTGAGACTGACAGAGGTCAAAGAAAACCTGAAGAAGTCACTGGCTAGAGGAGCACTGGGTCCACCCACGGACACCAAGATCAGCGTCAGG GCACAGGGCAGTAAGGTTGAAAAAGTTTACAATGAGACTGTACCAGTGAACTCAGCATCTGAGCTTCGTAAACGCCCTCCATCTCTTTACGCGTCCTCCAAGGGGAACGTCATGCAGAAGGCAAag GAGTGGGAGTCAAAGAAGGCAACCTAG
- the fgf13b gene encoding fibroblast growth factor 13b isoform X4, with protein MQPDGTIDGTKDEDSTYAVFNLIPVGLRVVAIQGVQTKLYLAMNNEGFLYTSEHFTPECKFKESVFENYYVTYSSMLYRQQSSGRAWYLGLNKEGGIMKGNHVKKNKAAAHFIPKPLKVAMYREPSLHDLTELSRSGSGTPTKSRSASALLNGGGKSPSNNDLS; from the exons ATGCAGCCTGATGGCACCATTGATGGAACCAAGGATGAAGACAGCACCTACG CCGTTTTCAACTTGATCCCTGTGGGGCTTCGTGTGGTGGCCATCCAGGGTGTCCAGACCAAACTGTATCTGGCGATGAACAACGAAGGCTTTCTCTACACCTCC GAACATTTTACGCCGGAGTGCAAGTTCAAGGAGTCAGTGTTTGAGAACTACTACGTCACCTACTCCTCCATGCTGTACCGGCAGCAGTCCTCGGGTCGGGCTTGGTACCTGGGACTCAACAAGGAGGGTGGAATTATGAAGGGGAACCACGTCAAGAAGAACAAGGCTGCTGCACATTTCATACCGAAACCACTCAAAG tgGCTATGTATAGGGAGCCGTCCCTCCATGACCTGACAGAACTCTCACGGTCAGGCAGCGGCACACCGACCAAGAGTCGCAGTGCATCGGCCCTGCTCAATGGTGGAGGGAAGTCGCCCAGCAACAATGACTTATCCTAG
- the LOC124070938 gene encoding actin filament-associated protein 1-like 1 isoform X2: MDSKRQSVAMERLVNELGSLLKMLDHETVSPATADKMASIRNILDSLPLSVNGSDVYMNSCLYGNGTSFVESLFEDFDCDLHMLSASPEEQKEHKEEEEKAHPNKSTPTDTPPPLPTTPLPDDYYEEAVPLDPGSTPQYFTTNMSTSRNSVEDAYYEDADNNYPTTRINGPPKNSYNDSDALSSSYESYEEEEEEAKGRDQPQRWTAEESTDGPIRDCRICAFLLRKKRFGQWSKQLVVVRDNKLQCYKSIKETTPHTELPLNLCNVIYVPKEGRKKRHELRFSLPGGEALVLAVQSKEQAQRWLKVVQDVGSQCSNTDGLDGSTSPIIQRKLELDKCERQASDSDSGPTADSQSIAQGPGRDTVDSLNRGKRGAFSELTGSMSRAAGKKINQIITFSKRKPPLPGEPPSSSGQHDNPRCGYLNVCLSGSWKERWCVVRGGSLYLQKDPGDQKPPVIVVPLKGAEVVTGGLGPKHPFSFCIRQAGSELASLEASCSEDLGRWLGVLFAETGSTTLPEELHYDYIDVDTLTDIRHAARHSFLWATTTATSSSSASTDSRTYDEVYESIAEGEGESRAGQVRRHASFSSRDSEKTEQQAAIKRHASNVNQYARYGKTRAEEDARRYLKQKEELEKQKEELRNALISLRREKKGVKEEMKSVTGHGVEQRLAKLETLCKQKEEERVVLELRLTEVKENLKKSLARGALGPPTDTKISVRAQGSKVEKVYNETVPVNSASELRKRPPSLYASSKGNVMQKAKEWESKKAT; the protein is encoded by the exons ATGGACTCCAAACGCCAAAGTG tgGCGATGGAGCGACTTGTGAACGAGCTGGGCTCCCTGCTGAAGATGCTGGACCACGAGACGGTCAGTCCTGCCACTGCCGACAAGATGGCCTCCATACGTAACATCCTGGACTCGCTGCCGCTGTCAG TCAACGGATCAGACGTCTACATGAACAGCTGTCTCTATGGCAACGGCACAAGTTTCGTAGAGTCTCTGTTTGAGGATTTTG ACTGTGATTTGCACATGCTCAGTGCCTCTccagaggagcagaaagagcacaaagaagaagaggagaaggctCACCCTAATAAATCT ACACCGACTGACACGCCCCCTCCTCTGCCAACCACCCCCCTTCCCGATGACTACTATGAAGAGGCTGTCCCTCTAGATCCTGGATCCACTCCTCAGTACTTCACCACCAATATGAGCA CTTCCAGGAACTCAGTGGAGGACGCCTACTATGAGGATGCAGACAATAACTACCCCACCACCAGGATTAATGGACCTCCCAAAAACTCCT ACAACGACTCTGatgctctgagcagctcctaTGAGTCTTacgaagaagaggaagaagaagcaaagGGGCGGGATCAGCCTcagagatggacagctgaggAGAGCACAGACGGACCAATAAGAGACTGCCGCATCTGTGCCTTCCTGCTGCGAAAGAAACGCTTCGGCCAGTGGTCCAAACAGCTGGTCGTTGTAAGAGACAATAAACTGCAG TGCTATAAGAGCATCAAAGAGACCACTCCTCACACTGAGCTCCCGCTGAATCTCTGCAACGTCATCTACGTCCCAAAGGAAGGCCGGAAAAAGAGACACGAGCTGCGCTTCTCGTTGCCTGGAGGCGAAGCTCTCGTCCTGGCTGTTCAGAGTAAGGAGCAGGCCCAGCGATGGCTCAAG GTGGTGCAAGATGTTGGCAGCCAGTGTAGCAACACCGATGGACTGGATGGATCCACATCCCCCATTATACAGAGGAAGCTGGAGCTcgacaag TGTGAGCGGCAGGCGTCAGACTCAGACAGTGGACCGACAGCAGACAGCCAGTCCATCGCACAGGGACCAGGACGGGACACCGTTGACTCACTGA ACAGGGGGAAGCGTGGAGCTTTCTCAGAGCTGACGGGGTCGATGAGCCGAGCGGCGGGGAAGAAGATCAATCAGATCATCACTTTCTCCAAACGGAAACCTCCTTTACCTGGGGAGCCTCCCTCGTCGTCTGGTCAGCATGACAACCCACGCTGTG GGTACCTCAATGTGTGTCTGAGCGGCTCGTGGAAGGAGCGTTGGTGCGTGGTGCGAGGTGGGAGCTTGTACCTGCAGAAGGACCCTGGGGACCAGAAGCCGCCGGTCATTGTGGTGCCACTCAAAGGCGCAGAGGTGGTGACCGGTGGCCTCGGTCCGAAGCATCCCTTCTCCTTCTGCATCCGGCAGGCAGGCAGCGAACTAGCATCTTTAGAG GCCAGCTGCTCAGAGGACTTGGGCCGCTGGCTGGGCGTGTTGTTTGCAGAGACCGGCAGCACTACTCTCCCTGAAGAGCTGCACTACGACTACATCGACGTGGATACGCTCACTGACATACGGCATGCTGCCAGACACTCCTTCCT aTGGGCGACTACCACCGCTACCTCCTCCAGCAGTGCCTCAACAGACTCCAGAACATACGATGAGGTCTATGAGAGTATTGCG gagggggagggggagagcagAGCTGGACAGGTGAGACGTCATGCCTCCTTCTCCAGCAGGGACTCAGAAAAAACTGAGCAACAGGCTGCCATCAAGAGACACGCCTCCA ATGTAAATCAGTATGCTCGGTATGGGAAGACACGCGCAGAGGAGGATGCCAGACGTTacctgaaacagaaagaggagctggagaagcaAAAGGAGGAGCTCAGAAATGCACTGATTTCCCTCCGCAGGGAGAAGAAGggggtgaaggaggagatgaagagtgTCACAG gccatGGTGTGGAACAGCGGTTAGCCAAGCTGGAGACGTTGtgtaaacagaaagaggaggagagggtggtGCTGGAGCTGAGACTGACAGAGGTCAAAGAAAACCTGAAGAAGTCACTGGCTAGAGGAGCACTGGGTCCACCCACGGACACCAAGATCAGCGTCAGG GCACAGGGCAGTAAGGTTGAAAAAGTTTACAATGAGACTGTACCAGTGAACTCAGCATCTGAGCTTCGTAAACGCCCTCCATCTCTTTACGCGTCCTCCAAGGGGAACGTCATGCAGAAGGCAAag GAGTGGGAGTCAAAGAAGGCAACCTAG